From Bacteroides uniformis:
ACATGAGATTTCTGCCAATCGAAACATCTTCTGTCTATCACCTGCACCTTCAGCTTTTATTATTTGAGGATTAATAGCTGTAGTTAATGCATTAGATAAAAAATTCAACTGTCCAGCTACTTGATTACCTATTCCATAGGCAGCATTAATCGCAGCTGAATAAAAATTATTCAAAAGTATTGCCACACCTTGCCCACGACCTACAATACAACAAGTCCCATATACATTCCATCCCATAAATGAGAACATCTCTTTAAACAAAGAATATTCAAAAGTTCTAAAATTAAAATGACGGCATTCTTCATATTTCTTTCTGCAATAAATATAATATAATATAAAATTAAATATCACAAGAAATAAAGAGCCACAAGAATACCAAATTAATTTATCAAATGTAACATAAATTAAAGAAACAACAATGGGTACTTTAAGAATGGAATCGACAATCTGTACCATAGATGAATAAACAAGATTCTCATGAGATATAAGAGATGCAAAATATGGAGTACTAACAAGATTAAAAAATAGAGAGCCAATCATTAGATAATATACAACCTTTGCCACAGACAGTCTTTCCATGCTTATATTTAACATATTGGCAAACACAAAATCAGTAGCACAAACTAATAGAACACATATAACCAATCCAAAAAAAAGTTGTATACAAAGACTATTATTAAAGATTTTAATCACCATTGGCATATCATTTTTCCCATGATGATATGAAAGATACCGTATAGTGGTATTAGCTAAATTTATCTGAATAAAAGAAAGCATAGCTATAACTCCTCCTACAAGATTGTATATTCCATAATCTTCTACTCCAAGATTATCAAGTACAACTCTTGAGGTATAAAGCATTATAGCCACTTGTACCACTGTACGCACGTACTGAATACCAGTATTAACAACAACACGCGTAGAAGAATCCATTAAAATACATTATTAATATATGTATAAATAAGTAATTATTAAGCAAAGAACTACTGTTCTTTAACCTTAAATCCTAAATAATCAAGATTACATGAGAAAAGGGTTAGAGTCTGAATTTTACTATTTTTATATACTCGGAAATTATATCACAGTTAACACTAAGTTATACCACTATTACTCAATGATTTCTAAAGGATACGGATTCTCCTCAATATTTTTCAAAATATCTATTACCTTCTTTTGCTCAGTAGATAAATCTAACATATTCCAGTTTTTCATTATGTTATAAGTTTCGCATCGCATGGATTCTTCATAAACCTCACCATAGGTATAAACCAGTAAATGGACCTTAAGCAAAGAAACGGGAAGCTTCTCCAGAACATTATAGATACGCTCTAAAACCACCTGTTTTTTCCGCTCTTTATCTCCATAATCATAAATGGTAGCATTATACCCCATCAAAAGAGCCAAGCACAAATTCGCCTCCTCCTCAACATCGGAACTCTGAGCAGAAAAAAGAGAATCGGACTTAACAAGCACTTCCTTATTCAACCGGCAAAAAGTGTCGGAATAGACCGGCTCACCGTCCATACCAAGATACATCAGCTCATGAGCTGCATGTTGAAGCTCAAGAGCACGGGAAGTTAAATCATTCATTATTATGATATATGATTAAAATATAAGATTATACTTATTTAGAAGTCACCCGATTATTTTCAGATAAGATTTGGGGACTTTGACACTTGCCGTCAAAAGATCTTTAATACGGATAACGACGTATGTTTTATTGGCTTCGATGGCAACCT
This genomic window contains:
- a CDS encoding MATE family efflux transporter, with amino-acid sequence MDSSTRVVVNTGIQYVRTVVQVAIMLYTSRVVLDNLGVEDYGIYNLVGGVIAMLSFIQINLANTTIRYLSYHHGKNDMPMVIKIFNNSLCIQLFFGLVICVLLVCATDFVFANMLNISMERLSVAKVVYYLMIGSLFFNLVSTPYFASLISHENLVYSSMVQIVDSILKVPIVVSLIYVTFDKLIWYSCGSLFLVIFNFILYYIYCRKKYEECRHFNFRTFEYSLFKEMFSFMGWNVYGTCCIVGRGQGVAILLNNFYSAAINAAYGIGNQVAGQLNFLSNALTTAINPQIIKAEGAGDRQKMFRLAEISCKFSFLLMSMISVPAFIFMDKLLAIWLREVPDYTTMFCRMFLLAIQIDLLTMNMAVANQAVGNVKVYSICINTIKILTLPIVYIILKMGYSAEMVMLVYVLFESICAVGRILFLHININLSIMQYLRNVCFGGFLFLY
- a CDS encoding UpxZ family transcription anti-terminator antagonist; amino-acid sequence: MNDLTSRALELQHAAHELMYLGMDGEPVYSDTFCRLNKEVLVKSDSLFSAQSSDVEEEANLCLALLMGYNATIYDYGDKERKKQVVLERIYNVLEKLPVSLLKVHLLVYTYGEVYEESMRCETYNIMKNWNMLDLSTEQKKVIDILKNIEENPYPLEIIE